In Bifidobacterium sp. ESL0775, the following are encoded in one genomic region:
- a CDS encoding diaminopimelate decarboxylase: MGITPIWPEATAFNSNGELTFHGHSAESLLGEFGSPLYLIDTDEVRNRAQKFVRSAAKAFNTNTTHVSFAGKAFLSKEIVRIVTQAGMHVDTCSMGEIKIALAAGAPGRRLVLHGNNKSDEEIELAIKEGFSKIVVDSPDEPARIAAIAHRLGKRARVMLRVTSGIHAGGHEYISTAHEDQKFGVPLLPAGVGPEMLDILGKLGNDQNKPNNTTASGSASSASAPVNTPYKPKLDYSVKYPYDTSHVKVSDEERALAEAMNAVADGPALAVLKDIYKRQEDLELVGIHSHIGSQIHDANAFIEAARRMMLLRKTFYATDAYTMPEVDLGGGYSVAYTDAEDSMDIDVELGRLASAVTSINKALGMPAPVISFEPGRWIVAPAGVTLYRVGTIKHVALPKGTKDEAGNPIDERTYVSVDGGMSDNIRPALYGADYTAMLANRDCGGEKDENGDLKDSMLARVVGMHCESGDILVKECRLPSDLKRGDILAVPVTGAYGRTMASNYNQALIPAVVAVSDKDAHLMLRRQTIDDLLALDVS, encoded by the coding sequence ATGGGCATCACTCCGATTTGGCCGGAAGCGACGGCGTTCAATAGCAACGGCGAACTGACATTCCATGGTCACAGTGCCGAGTCGTTGCTGGGCGAGTTCGGTTCGCCGCTTTATCTGATTGACACCGACGAAGTGCGCAACCGTGCGCAAAAGTTCGTGCGTTCCGCCGCCAAGGCCTTCAATACCAACACCACCCACGTCAGCTTCGCTGGCAAAGCCTTCCTTTCCAAGGAGATCGTCCGCATCGTCACACAGGCCGGCATGCACGTCGACACCTGTTCGATGGGGGAGATCAAGATCGCGCTCGCCGCTGGTGCTCCCGGACGCAGGCTGGTGCTGCACGGCAACAACAAGTCCGACGAGGAGATCGAGCTGGCCATCAAGGAAGGCTTCTCGAAGATCGTCGTCGATTCGCCCGACGAACCCGCCCGCATCGCCGCCATCGCCCATCGCCTGGGCAAACGCGCCCGCGTCATGTTGCGTGTCACCTCTGGCATCCACGCCGGTGGCCACGAATACATCTCCACCGCCCACGAGGACCAGAAATTCGGCGTCCCGCTGCTGCCAGCCGGCGTCGGTCCGGAAATGCTTGATATTCTCGGCAAACTCGGCAATGACCAAAACAAGCCGAACAATACAACTGCCAGTGGTTCTGCCTCGTCAGCCTCAGCGCCGGTGAATACTCCGTACAAGCCAAAGCTCGATTACTCCGTCAAATATCCCTACGATACCAGCCATGTCAAGGTCTCCGACGAGGAACGCGCGCTTGCCGAAGCCATGAACGCCGTGGCCGACGGACCAGCGCTCGCAGTGCTCAAAGACATCTACAAGCGCCAGGAAGACCTCGAGCTGGTCGGCATCCATTCCCATATCGGCTCGCAGATACACGACGCCAACGCGTTCATCGAAGCCGCGCGGCGCATGATGCTCCTGCGCAAGACCTTCTACGCCACCGATGCCTACACGATGCCCGAAGTCGATTTGGGCGGCGGCTATTCCGTGGCCTACACCGATGCCGAGGATTCCATGGACATCGACGTGGAGCTCGGTCGCTTGGCGTCGGCCGTCACCTCGATCAACAAGGCGCTCGGCATGCCTGCCCCGGTCATCTCCTTCGAGCCCGGCCGCTGGATCGTCGCCCCCGCAGGCGTCACCCTCTACCGCGTCGGCACCATCAAGCACGTCGCGTTGCCGAAGGGCACGAAAGACGAGGCCGGCAACCCGATTGACGAACGAACTTATGTCTCGGTCGACGGCGGCATGAGCGACAACATCCGTCCGGCGCTCTACGGCGCGGATTACACAGCGATGCTGGCCAATCGCGATTGCGGCGGCGAGAAAGACGAAAACGGCGATCTCAAGGACTCCATGCTCGCCCGCGTGGTCGGTATGCACTGCGAATCCGGCGACATCCTCGTGAAAGAATGCCGACTGCCGAGCGACCTCAAACGTGGCGACATCCTCGCCGTCCCCGTCACCGGTGCCTATGGTCGCACGATGGCCAGCAACTACAACCAGGCGTTGATTCCGGCGGTGGTCGCCGTGAGCGACAAGGACGCGCATCTGATGCTCCGTCGCCAGACCATCGATGACCTGCTCGCCCTCGATGTGAGCTGA